In Spirosoma aureum, a single genomic region encodes these proteins:
- a CDS encoding DUF1059 domain-containing protein: MKTLHCRDAGFDCEGVIKASTEDAVLTQAAAHAQEAHGVTVTPELADQLKQLIREE; encoded by the coding sequence ATGAAAACGCTCCATTGCCGCGATGCCGGTTTCGACTGCGAAGGTGTCATCAAGGCCTCCACGGAAGATGCCGTATTGACACAGGCTGCTGCCCATGCGCAGGAAGCGCACGGTGTAACCGTGACGCCTGAACTAGCCGACCAGTTAAAACAATTGATTCGGGAAGAATAG
- a CDS encoding SDR family oxidoreductase — MNTLSIPALQPEDATVPATSPTILVTGATGTIGTELTRILSEKGVVFRVMVRSARDVKKFNTLAGVEVVIGDFNDTATIAQALVGIDRAFLLTNSSEQAESQQLNFVTEARRAGVAHIVKLSQFAADLASPVRFLRYHAVVEQAIKLSGMAFTFLRPNLFMQGLLGFRASIAEQGKFFAAIGDASVSAVDIRDIAAVAAATLTGSGHEGKIYTLTGPEALTHPEMADKLATALGHPVTFVDVPPAAMRDALIQFGFPIWQADGLIEDYAHYSHNEASVVTTDVQDATGSAPRDFAAFAHDYTSVFLTALSSH; from the coding sequence ATGAATACACTATCAATTCCCGCTTTACAGCCAGAAGATGCAACGGTTCCAGCAACCTCTCCTACTATCCTTGTTACGGGTGCAACTGGTACGATTGGCACTGAACTTACCCGCATTTTATCGGAGAAAGGTGTTGTCTTTCGGGTCATGGTTCGCTCGGCCAGGGATGTAAAGAAATTTAACACACTAGCCGGTGTCGAAGTTGTTATCGGCGATTTCAACGATACAGCGACGATTGCACAGGCTTTAGTTGGCATCGACCGTGCCTTTCTGCTCACGAACTCGTCGGAACAAGCCGAAAGTCAGCAGCTCAATTTCGTTACCGAAGCTAGGCGGGCAGGCGTCGCACACATCGTCAAATTATCGCAGTTTGCGGCTGACCTTGCTTCTCCCGTTCGGTTCCTGCGCTACCATGCCGTTGTTGAGCAGGCAATCAAGCTGTCGGGCATGGCTTTTACCTTTCTGCGCCCCAATTTATTTATGCAGGGATTGCTGGGATTCCGGGCTTCGATTGCCGAGCAGGGGAAATTCTTTGCAGCCATCGGTGATGCCAGCGTCAGCGCCGTCGATATACGGGATATTGCCGCGGTTGCGGCTGCGACTCTGACCGGTTCAGGTCACGAGGGGAAAATTTATACTCTCACCGGTCCTGAAGCACTAACCCACCCGGAGATGGCCGATAAACTCGCAACGGCCCTTGGGCACCCGGTTACGTTTGTCGATGTACCGCCAGCCGCCATGCGCGATGCGCTGATTCAGTTTGGTTTTCCGATCTGGCAAGCCGATGGCCTGATCGAAGATTACGCACATTATAGCCACAATGAAGCATCGGTTGTTACGACAGATGTACAAGATGCCACCGGTTCGGCCCCACGGGACTTTGCCGCATTTGCCCATGATTACACGTCTGTCTTCTTAACTGCCTTAAGTTCTCATTAA
- a CDS encoding BlaI/MecI/CopY family transcriptional regulator has protein sequence MQLRELTKAEEEIMRVLWQLKKGFVKDVLAELPEPKPAYNTVSTIIRILEKKELVGYTAYGKTHEYYPLITEEQYRRFQTDQLMANYFDNSLKKLVSFFVQDKNISLSEADEIIKLLNKNKDQ, from the coding sequence ATGCAGCTACGCGAACTTACCAAGGCCGAAGAAGAGATCATGCGCGTGTTATGGCAGCTTAAAAAGGGCTTTGTAAAAGATGTACTGGCCGAACTGCCCGAGCCGAAACCTGCCTACAATACCGTCTCGACCATTATCCGGATTCTTGAAAAAAAAGAACTGGTGGGTTATACGGCTTATGGCAAAACTCACGAATACTACCCGCTAATTACGGAGGAGCAGTACCGTCGTTTTCAGACGGACCAGCTAATGGCGAATTACTTCGATAATTCATTAAAAAAGCTGGTGTCATTTTTTGTACAGGACAAGAACATCAGTCTTTCCGAAGCCGATGAGATCATTAAGCTCCTAAACAAAAACAAAGACCAATGA
- a CDS encoding M56 family metallopeptidase, with translation MSTPPYLLVASLYLVLFYSCYWLLLRRNTFFGLNRAYLLASVALSAVLPLVELPGGLSEDLTLTSISSVTFTVGSTSANSYNLTLSQWFWLIYGLGVGSMLIRLRLNLRSVFRLIRSGSPEKRKEFTLVRLGDDASPSFSFGRYLVLNRTDALAQPDALLRHEEAHIRQYHTVDILFLEIARVAFWFNPVLWLYKRALQEIHEFLADRAVLKTPQPDYPHQLVAYALNVPSTALITPFVSKSTLKQRIVMLQKPASNRRALLGYALALPLVALLAMCTQEHDLPQSVIAQASAQKSGKVAGGEIFTSVENPPVFPGGMQKLGEYLGQNLKYPEAAQKAKAEGKVFVSFVVTNTGGISDVQIAKGIGFGADAEAARVVKNMPNWQPGTQGGQAVSVKYTLPINFQLEDQNGQQIEKLPPPPPPVPAAKGSALSEPKHFLIDGKEVSEAELKALSPNTILRIDVNNEKGIIAVTTK, from the coding sequence ATGAGCACACCACCCTACCTCCTCGTTGCCAGTTTATACCTGGTGCTGTTCTATAGCTGTTACTGGTTACTCCTTCGCCGAAATACGTTTTTTGGCCTCAATCGGGCATACTTGCTTGCGTCGGTAGCACTTTCAGCGGTATTGCCCCTTGTTGAATTACCGGGCGGCCTTTCCGAAGACCTGACACTGACGAGTATTTCTTCAGTCACGTTTACGGTTGGCTCGACATCAGCCAACTCCTACAACCTGACGTTATCGCAGTGGTTCTGGCTGATCTATGGCCTGGGCGTTGGGAGCATGCTCATTCGCTTACGTCTGAACCTACGTTCAGTCTTTCGGCTGATCAGGAGCGGTTCACCCGAAAAAAGAAAGGAATTCACTCTTGTTCGGCTGGGCGACGATGCATCGCCTTCGTTCTCTTTCGGGCGGTATCTGGTACTGAATCGTACGGATGCACTGGCCCAGCCCGATGCCCTCCTTCGCCATGAGGAGGCACATATCCGTCAGTATCATACGGTCGATATCTTATTCCTGGAAATTGCGCGAGTTGCCTTCTGGTTCAATCCAGTATTATGGCTCTACAAGCGTGCGTTACAGGAGATTCACGAATTTCTGGCCGATCGGGCGGTGCTGAAAACGCCCCAACCTGATTATCCACATCAGTTGGTTGCCTATGCGTTGAATGTCCCGTCAACCGCTTTAATTACTCCTTTTGTTTCTAAATCAACCCTAAAACAACGAATCGTTATGTTGCAAAAACCTGCCTCAAATCGCCGGGCCTTACTCGGTTATGCGCTGGCTTTACCGCTAGTCGCCTTACTCGCTATGTGTACGCAAGAACACGACCTGCCCCAAAGTGTTATAGCGCAGGCATCGGCCCAAAAATCGGGGAAAGTTGCCGGTGGAGAAATTTTCACAAGCGTGGAAAATCCTCCGGTATTTCCGGGCGGCATGCAAAAACTAGGCGAATACCTGGGCCAGAATCTGAAGTATCCTGAAGCAGCCCAGAAAGCCAAAGCAGAAGGGAAGGTATTTGTGAGTTTTGTGGTCACAAATACGGGGGGGATTAGTGATGTTCAGATTGCCAAAGGAATTGGTTTCGGCGCCGATGCAGAAGCCGCACGGGTTGTAAAGAATATGCCGAATTGGCAGCCTGGTACACAGGGCGGACAGGCCGTGAGTGTTAAATACACGCTACCCATTAATTTTCAACTGGAGGATCAAAATGGGCAACAAATCGAGAAGTTGCCTCCACCTCCACCCCCAGTTCCAGCAGCTAAAGGATCTGCTTTAAGCGAGCCAAAACATTTTCTGATCGATGGCAAAGAAGTTTCAGAAGCGGAATTGAAAGCCCTATCACCCAATACAATCCTTCGGATAGATGTCAATAACGAGAAGGGAATAATTGCCGTTACCACAAAGTAA
- a CDS encoding M4 family metallopeptidase → MKRHLLVLSLLTATVAMAQQPDAGFGRKYKTTSSKPGLAARLNAVVVPAPTHQAGRQLVGGGVAGARLTTQAMHLRVVRDSVTGLPVFIERKLPKSAIAGQSKNGGARLSAAAAASVTYQFMGQIKGLLKLENPQANFTVARTETDDLGQMHVRLTQTHAGVPVLGSELVAHLTDGEVTLLNGRYQPVPDGLSTTPKLALTDASERALVDVRKTSNVRTFGDNILNMKPTEGDLCVFMTTSGAKLAYQLTVRPNILERWQYVIDAQTGEVIDKYDNTCMFIGPTKASGKDLNGVTRSFQTYQDANLYYMIDASRPMFNAATSKMPGNPVGALWTIDAKNTFGDNQKVYQITSGSNTDWSPTAISAHYNAGVAYDYYRTTFNRNALNGNGGTMISVINLADEDGKGLDNASWNGKVMAYGNGKLLKPLAGGLDVAGHEMTHGVIENTANLQYKNQSGAINESMADVFGAMIDRDDWLIGEDIATPVMLPSGALRNMSNPNQGGKAKDPEGYQPATMSQFDKTTGDNGGVHINSGIPNFAFYKFATAITKDKAEKVYYRALTTYLVRTSQFLDLRLAVIKAAGDLYGATGAEVAAAKSAFDAVGIVDNGQTSPDPGKQPDVPIAAGQDLLLLSDAANANLYSTNVDVKPAKFDLKTSRSLVHRPSITDDGKFAYYVTTDKRIRSVNLTGTPTETVVSDETIWDNVAISKDGTKLAALTADKDGSIYVYSYAKKKWAEFKLYNPTYSEGVETGEVKYADSFEWDFTGENIVYDAFNELQNGIGETIDYWDVGFINVWDNKAGDFADGTIEKLFSDLEDGESVGNPSYSKNSPDVIAFDYFNENDDSYYVVAADLSKGALKQVYENNTLGFPSYSRLDNKLVFGVETNGREDIAGINLGADKLTPSGGATVLYTEAKWPVWYTQATRALPAKTTQTITFDAITDRYSDQGDLTLKATSSSNLSVSFLIQSGPAKLSGTTLQMTGIGPVTIRAYQDGNAQFYAATPVDRTFTVLAVTALEPTWSDALSVYPNPVNATLTVELPASETIETISLKTITGATVVQPTIRGRQKTAILDVGHLPKGLYFLQVQTPSGTANRKVMKE, encoded by the coding sequence ATGAAACGACATTTACTGGTTTTATCGCTACTGACCGCTACGGTCGCAATGGCCCAGCAACCCGACGCTGGCTTTGGCCGGAAGTATAAAACTACATCATCCAAACCCGGTCTGGCCGCACGGCTGAATGCAGTCGTTGTACCGGCTCCTACCCATCAGGCTGGTCGTCAGCTAGTAGGTGGAGGAGTAGCTGGTGCACGATTGACCACGCAGGCGATGCATCTGCGTGTCGTTCGTGATTCAGTGACGGGGCTCCCCGTTTTTATCGAGAGAAAACTGCCAAAATCAGCGATTGCTGGCCAATCGAAAAACGGCGGAGCGCGATTGTCGGCGGCAGCCGCTGCATCTGTGACTTACCAGTTCATGGGGCAGATCAAGGGGCTGTTAAAGCTTGAGAATCCTCAGGCTAATTTCACCGTTGCCCGCACCGAAACCGATGACCTTGGGCAGATGCACGTTCGACTGACGCAGACGCATGCGGGGGTGCCGGTTCTGGGTTCTGAACTTGTTGCTCACCTGACCGATGGTGAGGTTACACTGCTGAACGGCCGGTATCAACCCGTGCCCGATGGGCTGTCAACAACGCCAAAGCTGGCTCTAACCGATGCATCTGAACGAGCATTAGTCGACGTCCGAAAGACATCGAACGTTCGCACATTTGGTGATAATATCCTGAATATGAAGCCGACAGAAGGCGATTTGTGCGTATTTATGACCACGAGTGGCGCTAAGCTGGCCTATCAACTGACAGTTCGCCCAAATATACTTGAACGTTGGCAGTATGTAATTGATGCTCAGACGGGCGAAGTGATCGATAAGTACGATAATACCTGTATGTTCATTGGCCCCACGAAAGCATCGGGGAAGGATTTGAATGGGGTAACGCGTTCTTTCCAGACGTATCAGGATGCTAATTTGTACTACATGATTGATGCGTCGAGGCCAATGTTCAATGCCGCGACATCCAAAATGCCGGGTAATCCGGTGGGTGCATTATGGACAATAGATGCAAAAAATACGTTCGGTGACAATCAGAAAGTTTATCAGATCACGTCAGGAAGTAATACGGACTGGTCGCCTACGGCAATATCGGCTCACTATAATGCTGGGGTTGCTTACGACTATTACCGGACAACATTTAACCGAAATGCCCTGAATGGGAACGGCGGTACCATGATTTCGGTAATAAATCTTGCTGATGAGGATGGTAAAGGGCTTGATAATGCTTCCTGGAATGGCAAAGTAATGGCTTATGGCAATGGTAAGCTATTGAAACCATTGGCAGGCGGTTTAGATGTAGCTGGCCACGAAATGACGCACGGCGTTATTGAGAATACGGCTAATCTGCAATATAAAAATCAGTCGGGAGCCATCAATGAATCAATGGCAGATGTATTTGGTGCGATGATCGATCGCGATGATTGGCTGATTGGAGAGGACATTGCCACTCCGGTTATGTTGCCGTCGGGAGCACTTAGAAATATGTCTAACCCAAATCAGGGCGGAAAGGCAAAAGACCCTGAGGGCTATCAACCGGCCACTATGTCGCAATTTGACAAGACAACTGGCGATAACGGCGGGGTGCATATCAACAGCGGTATTCCCAATTTTGCCTTCTACAAATTCGCAACGGCCATTACGAAGGATAAAGCCGAAAAGGTCTATTATCGGGCATTAACGACCTATCTGGTTCGTACGTCACAGTTCCTTGATTTGCGGTTAGCGGTTATTAAAGCGGCTGGTGATCTTTACGGAGCAACAGGGGCTGAAGTTGCTGCTGCGAAAAGTGCATTCGATGCGGTGGGTATTGTTGATAATGGCCAGACCTCGCCCGACCCCGGCAAACAGCCCGATGTACCTATTGCTGCCGGGCAGGATTTGCTGTTGCTGTCGGATGCCGCCAATGCCAATCTCTACTCGACCAATGTAGATGTTAAACCCGCAAAATTCGATCTGAAAACATCACGCAGTCTGGTGCATCGCCCAAGCATAACCGACGATGGCAAGTTTGCTTATTATGTGACGACCGACAAACGGATTCGGTCGGTGAACCTGACCGGAACACCGACCGAAACGGTGGTCTCTGACGAGACGATCTGGGATAACGTAGCGATCTCGAAAGATGGTACCAAACTGGCTGCCTTGACGGCGGATAAAGATGGCTCAATCTATGTGTATAGCTACGCAAAGAAAAAGTGGGCAGAGTTTAAATTATATAATCCGACCTATTCGGAGGGTGTTGAAACCGGTGAAGTGAAATATGCCGATTCGTTCGAATGGGATTTCACGGGCGAAAACATAGTCTATGATGCCTTTAATGAGCTTCAGAACGGCATCGGCGAGACTATCGATTACTGGGATGTTGGATTCATTAACGTTTGGGACAATAAAGCGGGTGATTTTGCGGATGGCACCATTGAAAAGCTATTCTCTGACCTGGAGGATGGCGAAAGCGTAGGGAATCCGTCGTATTCCAAAAATTCCCCCGACGTCATTGCCTTCGACTACTTCAATGAGAACGATGATAGCTATTATGTGGTGGCTGCCGATCTAAGCAAAGGGGCGCTCAAACAGGTATATGAGAATAATACACTAGGCTTTCCCAGTTATTCGCGACTGGATAATAAACTGGTGTTCGGTGTAGAAACAAATGGTCGGGAAGATATAGCGGGCATTAATCTGGGCGCCGATAAACTGACACCATCAGGAGGGGCAACTGTCTTGTATACGGAAGCCAAATGGCCCGTCTGGTATACACAGGCAACACGGGCGCTGCCAGCAAAAACGACCCAAACCATTACGTTCGATGCGATTACTGACCGTTATTCGGATCAGGGCGATCTGACACTAAAGGCTACATCATCGTCAAATCTATCCGTGAGTTTCCTGATCCAGAGTGGTCCGGCCAAATTGAGCGGAACAACCTTGCAAATGACGGGCATAGGACCAGTTACGATTCGGGCCTATCAGGATGGGAACGCACAGTTTTACGCAGCTACCCCCGTTGACCGTACGTTTACAGTGCTGGCGGTTACAGCCCTTGAGCCAACCTGGTCGGATGCGTTATCGGTTTATCCAAACCCCGTCAATGCTACCCTGACTGTCGAACTGCCTGCTTCTGAAACGATTGAAACTATATCGCTTAAAACAATCACGGGCGCAACCGTCGTGCAACCGACCATTCGCGGTCGTCAGAAAACGGCCATACTTGATGTTGGGCATTTGCCGAAAGGGCTCTATTTCCTACAAGTACAGACCCCCAGCGGAACGGCGAACCGTAAGGTTATGAAGGAGTAA
- a CDS encoding FAD-binding oxidoreductase, protein MQRFVILIICLIGAGVLSAQAQPTKAASGKVPVVLKKTTRAVTPVTYTGRQIAVGSGGGFTGFSTTYYLLDNGQLFGRRSRDTTFTLIAKQTAANTKRVFKTVESNCKIKTTHFDNPGNTYRFVQWQKGKKAYKVTWGIPGKTVPANYQKFYDSFMTMIPASLRLK, encoded by the coding sequence ATGCAACGATTCGTTATCCTGATAATATGCCTGATTGGTGCGGGCGTACTTTCTGCTCAGGCGCAGCCGACTAAAGCTGCCTCCGGGAAAGTGCCCGTAGTGCTAAAAAAAACGACTCGGGCGGTTACACCGGTTACCTACACGGGCCGTCAGATAGCGGTGGGTAGTGGCGGTGGTTTTACCGGCTTTTCAACGACGTATTACCTGCTCGATAATGGGCAGCTTTTTGGTCGACGCAGCCGTGATACCACGTTTACGCTCATCGCCAAACAAACGGCAGCCAATACAAAGCGTGTATTTAAAACGGTGGAAAGCAACTGCAAAATCAAGACGACCCATTTTGACAATCCCGGCAATACATACCGGTTCGTTCAGTGGCAAAAAGGGAAAAAGGCCTATAAAGTTACCTGGGGGATACCGGGGAAGACTGTACCTGCCAATTATCAAAAGTTTTACGACTCCTTTATGACTATGATTCCTGCATCGTTACGGCTGAAATAG
- a CDS encoding histidine phosphatase family protein → MRSTLLSFALLTILASCSTTTVYIVRHGEKVDETDSTDLSPAGFARAAALADTLAGRGIDSIFSTPFRRTRQTVEPLAKRIGVNVVNYPPKPIEAIADRVSRIRNKTVVVAGHSNTILEIAKGLGARPTMTKIEAGDFDNLLKVRIHRGPFRKSVDLSQTTYGQITSP, encoded by the coding sequence ATGCGTTCAACTCTACTCTCTTTTGCCTTATTGACAATACTGGCGAGCTGCTCGACAACTACTGTTTATATTGTTCGCCATGGCGAAAAGGTTGATGAAACCGATTCAACCGATTTGAGTCCGGCGGGTTTTGCACGAGCAGCGGCACTGGCCGACACGCTGGCAGGCCGGGGTATCGATTCTATTTTTTCGACCCCGTTTCGACGCACTCGCCAGACCGTTGAACCATTGGCAAAACGAATCGGCGTTAACGTTGTGAATTACCCACCTAAACCGATTGAGGCCATTGCGGATCGGGTTAGCCGAATTCGAAACAAAACGGTTGTGGTGGCCGGACACAGTAACACGATTCTGGAGATTGCGAAAGGATTGGGAGCCCGGCCAACCATGACCAAAATTGAGGCCGGTGATTTTGATAATCTGCTGAAGGTACGCATTCATCGTGGACCGTTCCGTAAGTCTGTTGACCTTTCACAAACAACCTACGGGCAAATTACTTCTCCATAA
- a CDS encoding DUF6970 domain-containing protein codes for MPKGIPACIEKLIIQTKSQPPWTPRAKIYCYSYKGKTVYYLSSRCCDIPSTLFDKSGNVLCLPQGGFTGSGDGKCTDFFTSRSNERLIWEDTRK; via the coding sequence ATGCCTAAGGGAATACCGGCCTGTATTGAGAAGTTGATTATTCAAACAAAAAGCCAACCACCGTGGACTCCACGAGCCAAAATATATTGTTATTCCTACAAGGGTAAAACTGTCTATTATCTCTCGTCGAGATGCTGCGACATACCCAGCACTCTGTTTGACAAAAGCGGTAATGTGCTTTGTTTGCCACAAGGCGGCTTTACGGGTTCGGGCGATGGGAAATGCACTGACTTTTTTACCTCCCGATCCAATGAACGGTTAATCTGGGAAGACACCAGAAAATAA
- a CDS encoding carboxypeptidase-like regulatory domain-containing protein translates to MRSLTIQIPQPCHERWSEMQPTEQGRFCASCQKTVVDYTTLSDQELVRLLSQPTETTCGRFRNEQLNRPLALSSSVNLPIWRHWIGLLTMGLFGWQTARAQLNQTSNLTQTTAVKTSYPVTALPIRAAIGGSFTELTVTGKVMCMDSSGNLLPAAKTNIFVGRPGKNWQTQTDSTGAFTLSVSIPMQATEFTLSTLAPYHPPEKTTFQATPSTTSIVLNDIILREPQQRINITGGGMAIIKTPSRWQKFKRKLFH, encoded by the coding sequence ATGCGAAGCCTCACGATTCAGATTCCGCAGCCGTGTCATGAACGCTGGAGCGAGATGCAGCCGACCGAACAGGGGCGGTTTTGCGCCAGTTGCCAGAAAACAGTAGTCGACTACACGACCCTCTCCGATCAGGAATTAGTCCGGTTGCTTAGCCAGCCGACCGAAACAACCTGCGGGCGTTTCCGTAATGAGCAACTAAACCGTCCATTGGCCTTATCATCGTCGGTTAACCTCCCTATCTGGCGGCATTGGATTGGCTTATTAACCATGGGTTTGTTCGGCTGGCAAACGGCGCGGGCTCAATTGAATCAAACCAGTAATCTGACGCAGACAACCGCAGTAAAGACCAGTTACCCGGTAACAGCGCTTCCTATTCGGGCCGCTATTGGGGGCTCCTTTACCGAGCTGACTGTTACCGGAAAAGTAATGTGCATGGATTCCAGCGGCAATCTATTGCCAGCTGCTAAGACTAACATATTTGTCGGGCGACCGGGAAAGAACTGGCAAACACAAACGGATAGTACCGGTGCATTTACCCTATCGGTTTCGATTCCCATGCAAGCCACAGAATTTACCCTCTCAACATTGGCACCATACCATCCTCCCGAAAAAACAACCTTCCAGGCAACTCCATCGACTACCTCAATTGTGCTGAATGATATTATACTACGCGAACCACAACAGAGAATCAATATCACAGGGGGTGGAATGGCTATTATAAAAACACCTTCCCGCTGGCAGAAATTTAAACGCAAATTATTTCACTAG
- a CDS encoding SRPBCC family protein, producing the protein MSEFVVRKNVRIKAAPAVVWDALTNPEKTKQYFFNCEVFSDWEVGSTILFTGRMFLIKKVEFKGQILKIEPERLLQYTLTNEEDDIDSSSFSTVTDELTYENGETILSITDDVGEGKGAEDRFKRSQKGWDKLLEGLKEVVEKQS; encoded by the coding sequence ATGAGCGAATTTGTGGTCAGGAAGAACGTGAGAATTAAAGCGGCTCCTGCTGTGGTCTGGGATGCGCTGACCAATCCAGAGAAAACAAAACAATATTTTTTCAACTGCGAAGTTTTCTCCGATTGGGAGGTTGGTAGCACCATCCTTTTTACGGGCAGAATGTTCCTCATCAAAAAAGTGGAGTTCAAGGGGCAAATCCTGAAGATTGAGCCGGAACGACTTTTACAATACACACTAACAAACGAAGAGGATGATATTGACTCTTCCAGTTTTTCGACAGTGACCGATGAATTGACCTACGAAAATGGCGAAACAATTCTGTCGATTACAGATGATGTAGGCGAAGGTAAAGGAGCTGAAGATCGCTTTAAACGATCACAAAAAGGTTGGGATAAACTACTGGAGGGCCTAAAAGAAGTAGTAGAAAAACAATCCTGA
- a CDS encoding 3-keto-disaccharide hydrolase: protein MKNAPLSLAFCVGIVGLALTHSALAQTEPSKQTPQSTEIWEPVPPVVTPGTISANTSGTTPPSDAIILFDGKNTDEWVAIKGYAPASWEKTNEGPLKWPVQDGVMYSTKGFSARSKKEFNDFQLHLEFKTPEKVEGNSQGRGNSGVFLQGRYELQVLDNYNNPTYVNGMVGSIYKQAIPLANPSRKPGEWQTYDVIYQAPRFNKAGLMVDFAYVTVLLNGILVQNHVAIRGTTEYIGYPKVQAHGAGPILLQDHGNPVGFRNIWVREL from the coding sequence ATGAAAAATGCTCCGTTATCGCTCGCTTTTTGCGTTGGTATCGTTGGTTTAGCGCTTACCCATTCGGCTTTGGCTCAGACTGAACCCAGCAAACAAACGCCCCAGTCTACCGAAATTTGGGAGCCTGTACCGCCCGTAGTAACCCCCGGTACTATCTCTGCAAATACGAGTGGCACAACGCCCCCTTCCGACGCCATTATACTGTTTGATGGTAAGAATACCGACGAATGGGTAGCCATTAAAGGCTATGCACCAGCCAGTTGGGAAAAAACCAACGAAGGCCCCCTAAAATGGCCAGTACAGGATGGTGTGATGTATTCAACGAAAGGCTTTTCGGCTCGCTCCAAGAAGGAGTTTAACGATTTTCAACTTCACCTTGAATTCAAAACACCCGAAAAAGTAGAGGGAAATAGCCAGGGCCGGGGCAACAGTGGTGTCTTTTTACAAGGACGTTATGAATTACAGGTTCTCGACAACTACAACAACCCTACGTATGTGAATGGGATGGTTGGGTCGATCTACAAACAGGCGATCCCATTGGCAAACCCAAGTCGTAAGCCGGGTGAGTGGCAAACCTATGACGTTATTTATCAGGCACCTCGCTTTAACAAAGCCGGTCTGATGGTCGATTTCGCCTACGTAACGGTGTTACTGAATGGAATTCTGGTACAAAACCATGTAGCGATTCGTGGCACGACCGAGTACATTGGTTATCCGAAGGTTCAGGCTCACGGCGCTGGTCCGATTCTGCTTCAGGATCATGGCAACCCGGTTGGTTTCCGTAATATCTGGGTGCGCGAGTTGTAA